The Bacteroidales bacterium genome segment ATGTAGCGAAGTAGCCGATGTAACGACGTATCGATATTCGATGTACTTTTACTTCGCTACATCGAATATCGTTACATCGCCTACATCGCTATATCATTATGAACCGAATCCTTGCTTTTCCTCCGCCTCCTTCCTGGCCGGTGATCACCACCATCGATATGCACACCGGTGGCGAGCCGCTGCGGGTCATCACCGGTGGGCTGCCTGATATACCGGGAAATACGATCCTTGAGAAGCGCCGGTACTTCCGCGATCATTTCGATCATCTCCGCACAGGACTGATGTGGGAACCACGGGGTCATGCCGACATGTACGGGGCAATCCTGACCGAGCCCACTACCGATGACGCGGATTTCGGTGTCTTTTTCATCCACAATGAAGGCTACAGCACCATGTGCGGGCACGCGATCATCGCGCTGACCAAGCTGGTGCTCGACAAAGGCATGGTTGAAAAGGACGGAAATGAGCCTGAACTCATCATCAACGCTCCACCAGGCAAGATCTATGCGAAAGGTCACAGCGAAAACGGTACCGTCAGGAAAACTTCCTTCCGAAACGTTCCTTCGTTTGTGCTTATCAAAGATAAGACGGTGACAGTGGACGGAATCGGTCAGGTACGGTTCGATGTGGCGTTTGGAGGTGCTTTCTATGCGTTTGTGAAAGCGGAGGATCTCGGGCTGAAGCTTTTTCCTGCAGAATTCAACAGGCTGATCGATTACGGGAGGCGCATCAAACGGGCTGTCATGGATCATTTTCCGATCATTCATCCATTCGAGGAGGACCTGAGCTTTTTATACGGAACAATTATCACTGGCCCAGCTGAGCAACCAGGTCATTATAGCCGGAATGTCTGTATCTTTGCTGACGGGGAGCTCGACAGGTCGGCGACGGGTTCAGGTGTGAGTGCACGTGCCGCGTTGCATTTTGAGAAAGATGGATTGAAACCGGACGAAGTCATTACGATCGAAAGCATCCTGGGCACCACGATGGATGTCTGCATTAAAGAGGTGACAACCTTTGGGCCTCACCGGGCCGTGATCCCGGAGGTCAGTGGAACGGCGCATTTTACGGGCCAGCATTCGTTCTGTTTTGATCCGGAGGATCCATTGGGGAAAGGGTTTATATTCAGGTAGGGATTTAAGAAACAAAGGAATGATGATTTTCGAATTAAGAAGTAATTCAGAAATCAAAAATCCTCTGTTCCTTTGTCTCTTAAATCCCCTTCCTCTGTTGAATATTCAATTAAATATGGTTGGTCATGAAAAGAGTGTTTTTATTCTTATACATTTTATTTCCAGGTCTGGGAGCCTCCAGCCAGCACCCTGACCCTCAACTCGCCCTGCTGGAATCCTGGCTGAAAACCCGTCCTGATGTCACCTTTGACACCATCGCGCACCACCCCCACTTCGGCAAAGCGTATGTGCTGAGGTTCACTCAGCCCGTCGATCATCACAATCCTGACGGGGCAACGTTTTCGCAGCGGGTATTCCTATTTCACCGCGACTTTTCACGACCCGTGGTGTTTGTGACTGAAGGATACGGAGCCGGATATGCCATTTACCCCAGGGCGATCAACGAACTAACCGGGTACCTCGATGCCAACCAGATCGTGGTAGAGCACCGCTATTTCGGGGAATCGGCGCCGGATTCGCTTGACTGGCAGTATTTGGACATTGAGCAGGCTGCGGCCGACCACCACCGCGTGGTCGAGCTCTTCAAAGGGCTGTATCACGCCCGCTGGTTGAATACCGGCATCAGCAAGGGAGGGCAGACGACCCTTTATCACCGGTACTTTTACCCTGATGATGTTGATGCTTCGGTGGGTTATGTCTGTCCGCTCAATTTCTCCATCCAGGATGCGCGCATTTATGACTTCATGCAAGCGGTGGGCAGCGATGATTGCCGCAAACGGATTTATGAGTACCAGATCGAAATGCTGAAAAATAAAGATATCTACTACCCGGTTTATGAGAAGATGGCGTCCGATAAAAAATATACCTACCAGCGGGTTGGTGCTGAAAAATCTTATGAGATGACCATTATGGAATATGCCTTTGCTTTCTGGCAATGGGGACGGTGGACCTGCGACTCCATCCCCGTGCCTGTAAGATCACCGGAAGAGATGGTCAACCATCTGGATATTGTTGCAGGAATTGACTGGCTGTCGGATGAGGGGATCGATAAGTATCTTCCCTTTTATTACCAGGCCATGACCGAGATTGGCTTCTACGGGTACGATGTGGATCCCTTCAGGGGATTGGTGAGTTCCACGGAGGATATCACATTCACGTTTACCTGCCCCGAAGGTGCCGAATGTGTGTATGATCCGGTTCCCATGGAAAAGGTGGATCATTTTCTGCGGCATGATGCCCGCCGGATGTTGTTCATTTACGGGGAATACGATCCCTGGTCTGCACCGGCTGTGCAGCCATCGGGCGGGAACGAAGTGGTGGTCATATACAAACCTCAGGGAGCGCATTCGTCGAGGATCGGGAACCTGCCAGGAGATCTGCAGGAGAAGGCGTTGGGGCTACTGGAGAAGTGGATGGGGGTCGAAATTGAGAGGAGAGAGGAGAGAGGAGAGAGGAGAGAGGAGAAATAATGAATATGTATGAGATTAGAAATATTGCGATCATTGCACATGTGGATCATGGGAAGACCACACTGGTGGACCGAATCCTATACCAGGTGAAGCTTTTCCGGGAGAACCAGGAAGTCAGGGAACTGATCCTGGATTCGAACGAGCTGGAACGGGAGCGGGGAATTACCATCCTGGCGAAAAATGTTTCTGTTAGGTATAAGGGGGTGAAGATCAATATTATAGATACACCTGGACATTCCGATTTTGGCGGAGAAGTGGAACGGGTACTG includes the following:
- a CDS encoding proline racemase family protein translates to MNRILAFPPPPSWPVITTIDMHTGGEPLRVITGGLPDIPGNTILEKRRYFRDHFDHLRTGLMWEPRGHADMYGAILTEPTTDDADFGVFFIHNEGYSTMCGHAIIALTKLVLDKGMVEKDGNEPELIINAPPGKIYAKGHSENGTVRKTSFRNVPSFVLIKDKTVTVDGIGQVRFDVAFGGAFYAFVKAEDLGLKLFPAEFNRLIDYGRRIKRAVMDHFPIIHPFEEDLSFLYGTIITGPAEQPGHYSRNVCIFADGELDRSATGSGVSARAALHFEKDGLKPDEVITIESILGTTMDVCIKEVTTFGPHRAVIPEVSGTAHFTGQHSFCFDPEDPLGKGFIFR
- a CDS encoding S28 family serine protease; translation: MKRVFLFLYILFPGLGASSQHPDPQLALLESWLKTRPDVTFDTIAHHPHFGKAYVLRFTQPVDHHNPDGATFSQRVFLFHRDFSRPVVFVTEGYGAGYAIYPRAINELTGYLDANQIVVEHRYFGESAPDSLDWQYLDIEQAAADHHRVVELFKGLYHARWLNTGISKGGQTTLYHRYFYPDDVDASVGYVCPLNFSIQDARIYDFMQAVGSDDCRKRIYEYQIEMLKNKDIYYPVYEKMASDKKYTYQRVGAEKSYEMTIMEYAFAFWQWGRWTCDSIPVPVRSPEEMVNHLDIVAGIDWLSDEGIDKYLPFYYQAMTEIGFYGYDVDPFRGLVSSTEDITFTFTCPEGAECVYDPVPMEKVDHFLRHDARRMLFIYGEYDPWSAPAVQPSGGNEVVVIYKPQGAHSSRIGNLPGDLQEKALGLLEKWMGVEIERREERGERREEK